In the Silene latifolia isolate original U9 population chromosome 1, ASM4854445v1, whole genome shotgun sequence genome, TTTTTCTATGGGGCCTTATCAGGACAAGGTAATTTGTGATGTAATTCCCATAATGCATATCACATCTTGTTGGGACAACCTTGGCAATTTGACCGAGATGTGGTTCACAAGGGAAGAAGCAACGAATATGTTTTAATGTCAAAGGGCAAAAAGGTCATTCTCAAATCCATGTTGCCTGAGGCAATCCGAAATATGCAGTCTATCCGAGGGAAAAGACCGAACCTTTCTGTATTTGCTGGTAGGCTTGAGGTTGAGCAGCACTTAAAAAGTGGGGAACATATATTCTTGTTAATTGCTTTGGAATATGCTGGAGTACGGGGTAATGGTCAAATTAATGATCAATTAAAAGAGCTGCTTCACGAGTTCAGGGATGTTTTTCTCGATGATCTACCGCCTGGTCTACCTCCTTTCCGCGGAATGGAGCATCAGAATAATTTAATTCCTGGCGCGCCCATACCAAATAAGGCAGCTTACCGTAGTAACCCAGAGGAGACAAAGGAAATGCAGCGGCAAATCGAAAAATTAATGGAGCGGGGTTATGTACAGGAGAGCTTGAGCCCTTGCGCGGTGCCGACTTTACTGGTACCCAAAAAGGACGGTTCgtggagaatgtgcattgacaGTCGCGCTGTGAATAACATTGCAGTTAAGTATCGATTCCCGATTCCCAGGTTAGATGACATGCTCGATGAATTACAtggttctgtttttttttctaaaattgatttaAGGAGTGGGTATCATCAAATTCGTAAGCGCAAGAGGGATGAGTGGAAGACGACTTTTAAGACAAAACATGGTCTTTATAAGTGGTTAGTCATGCCTTTTGGTCTTACTAACGCACCTAGTACGTTTATGCGTTTAATTAATGAGGTATTGAAGccatttcttggtcattttgtgATCGTATATTTGGATGATATTAATATATAGTAAGAGCACCAAGGAGAATTTGGTCCATCTCAAATGAGTGTTCAAAACCTTGAGGGCTCCAAAATTATATGGTAAAGTCGAAAAGTGTTCTTTTATAGTCGAGGAGGTCATATTCTTGGGGTATGTCATGTCCAAGGATGGGGTGGCAGTGGATCGCTCAAAGGTAGAAATAATTCGGTCTTGCCTAGGCCGCAGAGTGTCACGGAGGTACGCTCTTTTCATGGTTTGGCATCCTTTTACCGACGGTTTATTCGAGATTTTAGCGCTGTTATGTTCCATGTCACTGAATGTTTGAAGAAAGGTCCATTTAATTGGACTAAATTGGCTGATGAGGTATTCGACCTCATTAAGCGGAAATTGTGTGAAGCTCCGGTCCTTGCCTTACCTAACCTAATATCTCTATACCATTCGAGGTAGAGTGTGATGCCAATGGTGTCGGTATTGGTGCTGTCTTATTACAAGTTGGTCGTCCCATAGCTTATTTTTTAGAAAAATTAGGAGGAGCAAGGTGCAATTATTCGACGTACGACAAGGAGTTTTATGCGATCGTCCATGCCCTTGACCATTGGAGTCACTATCTCCGTCCTAATCACTTTGTGTTGCATTCGGACCATGAGTCGTTGAAATATATCCATGGTCAACAGAAACTAAATCCGCATCATGCTAAGTTGAGTTTCTTCAGTCTTTCAATTTTTAATCTAAATATAAGGAGGGAAAATGCAACGTGGTGGCTGATGCTTTGTGGAGGCATAATTCGTTGATCACGATACTTGAGGTTCGTCTGTTAAGTTTCAAAACACTTAAGGATTATTATGCGGACGATGTTCATTTTGGGGGGATATATGTTGAGTGCAAGGCTGGTGCAACGCAAGACTATTTATTGCACGATGGCTTTCTATTCAAAGGCAATAAATTATGCGTTCTGAAACACCCGATTCGGGAGCTGTTAGTTCGGGAAGCACATGGTGGAGGGTTAGCTGGGCATTTTGGAGTGCAAAAGACACTCGATATTTTGCGGGAACATTTCCAGTGGCCACGAATGCAGGGAGATGTTCAAGTAATTATTAGTCGGTGCGTTACTTGTCGGCTCGCTAGAAGTGTGTTTCGGCCAGGGGAATATACTCCACTGCCTGTTGCTACACGCCCTTGGGAGGATATCTCAATGGACTTTATCATTGATTTCCCTCGCACGCAACGAGGCAAGGATGCAATTATGGTAGTTGTGGACCGATTCTCGAAAATGGCTCATTTCTTGGCTTGTCATAAAACTGATGATGCTAGCAATATAGCATATCGTTATTATCGCGAAATCATAAGGTTACACGGCATTCCTAGAACCATTGTATCCGATCGGGATGTCAAGTTTTTGATTTATTTCTGGAATACACTTTGGAGAAAGGTGGGTACAAAATTATTATTCAGCACATCCCATCATCCTGAGACAGACGGTCAAACTGAGGTCACAAATCGCATACTTGGTACGATCTTGTGGGGCTTGGTAAGTAGGACTCAGAAAGACTGGGATTTCAAGTTGGCACATGCTAAGTTTACTTACAATCGATCCCGTACCATAGCTACTGGTCACTCTTCATTCGAGGTGGTTTATGTGTTAAATTTGTATCTACCAATCGATTTATTGCCTCTGCCGAAAAATAAGCTGGTACATGATGATGTTGTAGCTAAATTTGAATCAATGAACCGATTGCACAAGCAGGTAAAGGCTAGAATAGAGAAGTTTTATGAGGCATATAAGAGGCGAGCAAATAAGCACCGCAAACCACGGGTTTTTGCTCCTGGAGATTTGGTATGGCTGCACATGCAAAGTAAGCGATTTCCGAGTAAGACGAAAAATAAACTCATGCCTAGAGAAGAGGGACCTTATAAGGTTGTCAACCGAGTTAATGATAATGCTTATAAAATCGAGCTACCAGGAGACTACGGTGTCCACTCTACTTTCAACGTAGGGGACTTGGCACCTTACCTCGATGACGATGGTATTTCGGAATTGAGGAAAATTCCCTTTAAAGGAGGAGGGGATGATATGTTATTAAACGTAGAAACCGAGCTGAGCTTGGATTTACAAGATGTGGCAGGTACGAGTTTAAGGGAGCAGGATACGGGTTCTATTCTCGGCTCAATGCTGAGTGGTTACAAGAGTGGAGTTGGAGTTCTGTTCGTGGAAGGGCGTGTTGGGGGACTCGGGTTCGATTAGGACTCGATTAATTATTAGCTATAATTATAATTTTATTAtctattatttttattgttaggATAAATAAATTGGCAATTTTAGTGCCTTTAGGAGATAGGAATTTACAGTTAATCAAATAAATAAGTCGGGTCAAACTAGTTGACCTACTTCCGATCAAATTACGTCTTAGCTTTATTATAAATAGAGGATTGTACGTTTGATTTTTGGCAATGAATCATTAATAAGAATTTCAGAAAACATTCAAAGTTTGATCAAATCTTCCGTCTTGAGAACGTACTTTAAGTCTTCGTTCAATACTAAATAGGTTTTTAGTATTGGGCACCATTGAACCGAATTCTCGGCGGAATTCGTTTCAaatatcgttaatgttcattatTGTTCGTTATTATAACTGTTTTTTTGTGCGTGACAATCTGTGTCGCATCGGttcttattgtttaacccggttTACTTCCGCTTGCGTATCACTACCCTTTGACCAAGACTTAGAAATTCAGGGTATTACAATCTTACTCATCCCATAATGATGGTGGCACCACGCTTCATTAAGCGATATTCAtctgaaataacaataaataaaataaaattagaagGCAATTATAAGATCAAGAACCAAACAATTAATAAAATACATAGGAAAAAGCAAATCAATAGGAAAAGTATACGAAAATAGGTAAAAACATTGCCAACTTTTATTAGCTTTTAGGGTGAATTGATAAAAACACCCCTTGATATACCAAAACTTCAAAATTACACCCCTTTatgttttttttacaaaattaaacCCATAAATTACTATTTCCTTAAAATTTGATACCGATCTAATTATCCGACCAAACAAATTTAAAACTGACCGTTTTACCCCTGATTTATAACACCCTATCATTTACCCCTTTCATTTTACAGTTTCATTACTCACGGTCCCCAAACTAAAACCGGTTTAAATCCCTCTCATCTTAAATCAACCAAAATGAACAAGGAGCTCTGATTGTGCGCAATCTCTATTTTTTACGGAAAAATTTGAGGTATTTTTCTCTATCTCCTTAATTGCATCATGCTCTCATATCTGCCACTGAAAATTTGAATGGTGACTTTACCAATTCAATTGCTGGTTTTCATAGGTATAGTTTGAAAATTAAATGTTATTGGTCTCCAAATTAGTGAAGAACAATGAGAGACAAGGATGAAAGTGTGTGAGAGTTATTATAACTTGGAAGGATTGAGAGAGAAAAGTAGAGAGAGAAACCCTAAAAAATCAGGAAAACAACtcgcaaaaaaaatcaaaaaatccccAGAAAACCCTAAGAATTTTGCATTTTTTGTTTAATCATGATACGATCTTCTTCCCTTGCAATAAGGAATTCATCGATTCGATCAAAGAATAACTTTTTTGTACTGCATCCTGATAATGATTTTGCATTAGCGCGAAATTCGAAAGGTAAAGGTAAAGAGAAAAATTTACCCTCTCTCGGTTGTATCCTAGCTTTAGGCCTTGAGGATTTGGTTAATGATTTGCCTCAATCGAGTACCCAGCTTAAAACCATCCATGAAGAGCCTGAGATTGTTGAAAATCTTCTCCAATTTTCGGTTGAGGATGTTAAGGAGGAGTTGGAATACTGAAAGCAGTCGGTCTACTGTTTTATTCTTGGTGAAAATCCCCCTTGGGAGATAGTTGAAGGTTTTATCCGTCGTATCTGGGCTAAAAATGAGGTAGATAAACTAATTTTTCTTCCCAATGGTGTGTTTATTGTACGGTTTAAATCTATGGCTGCGAAAGAATTGGTCCTGAAACAGGTTCACTTTTTGTTCGACAACAAACCTTTAATCGTTAATGAATGGACTGAAAATATTGTTTTAATCAAACATGATGTGAAAACTGTCCCTATTTGGATCAAACTCCATAAATTGCCCTTGAAATATTGGGGTAAATGTCTGCCTAGGATTGCTGGATTAGTCGGAGAATATGTTAAGAGTGATAGAGCTACAATTGATAAAACAAGATTAGGTTATGCTCGTGTGATGATTGACATCAAAATTGGACAACACCTGCCTGAGACCATTAAGTTTCTGGATGATCTAGGTGAGGTAGTGAGTTTACAAGCTGAATATGAGTGGAAACCTAGGATCGGTGGTTCTTATAAAGGGTTTGGGCATGATAATGTGGAATGTAAGAGAACTCATGGGAGACATAAAAGGCCTACTAGCCCTGCAAAGAAACCTTTGCAAGCAGTGTGGAGACCTCGTGCTCCTGTTGTACCAAAATCAGTGACTTTTCTTCCTTCTCCAGTGCTCCAACCTACTCCTTCTACTAGGATTATTGAGGATATCCCACTTCAAACCCATGTGATGTGACATAAGGATGGCAAATACTCTATGGGACAGTCTCCTGTTAGACAGATCATAAGATTTAGTAGACAACaattgattgatggtgggtttagTACTTTGAAGTTTGGTCAGAGGTCCTTCTTGGAAACTCTTAATAGTTCATCAACTCCCAAGGTTGGTATAGGGACAAGTGGTAGTGTTCTCCACCAGGTGGTGGGGAATAAATAACTTTGGATTCTAGAATGTTAAGGGTTTAAATAAGCCAACAAAATAAAGATATGTTAAATGGTTCCTTAATCAAAATAGGGTTGGCTTATTTGGACTCCTTGAGACAAAGATTAAATCTCTGTCTCAGAATAGTTTAAATAGGTTAATGATTAATGGTTTGAGCTTAAGTACTAATAACAGATGGCATAAGAGTGGTAGAGTGTGGATTATTTGGAATCCAGTCATGTATAAGGTTGAGTTTTTGGAGTATAGCTCTCAATGCATCCATATGAAAGTGACTGATTTGACTATACATTTTTCCTTTCATCTTAGTATGGTCTATGCGTTTAATGATATCAATGAAAGAGCTGCTCTCTGGACTCAACTTCTGAATCTTGTTGGGAATAATCAGGGGGCTTGGGTAGTCTGTGGTGACTTTAATTGTGTATTATCTCCAGCAGAAAGGTTAGGGGGACACACTAGTAttgttgaaatggatgaattccATAATTGTGTCAATGGTTGTGGATTAGTTGAAAGTCCAGTTATGGGTTCCTATTTTACATGGAATAACAAACAAGAGGCTCCCACTATAGTGTATACTTGGATGGATAGGGTGCTCATTAACAGTGAGTGGGTGGATCAAAGTGATATGTATGCCCATTTTATGCCTGAAGGACACTTTAACCATACCTCATGCATTATCGAAAGCCAACTTCTGACCTCTAAAGTTGTCAAACCTTTCAAATACTTTAACATGTAGGGTCAATCAGAGTTGTTTCTCCCTTTGCTTAATCAATGGTGGGATATCAGATGTCAGGGCACCAAAATATTCCAAGTCATTACTAAGTTGAAGAAGCTGAAGCAACACCTTAAGGAATTTAACAGAGATCATTTCTCTAACATTGAACACGCTACTATGCTGGCTTTGAAGAATGTTGGGCATATCCAAATGCAGCTTAGTAATCATCCTACTAACATTGTTTGGCTAGAATAAGAAGGAATTGCATTAAAAGAATATAAGGATCTTCAGCTGGCCAGTGAAAGCTACTTGCAGCAAAAAGCTAAAACTGATTGGATTAGAACTGGAGATGCTAACTCTAAGTTCTTTCATGGGGCCATAAAGAGCAGGCATATTCAGAATCAAGTCATTCAGATTAAAGAGAGGTATGGCAAACAATGTACTGACCCTAAAGATGTCCAACATTCTTTCCTTGATTATTATACTCGGCTTATAGGAACTGAGATCTCTACTGCTCATGTAAATGAGAGGCTAGTTAGGACTGGCAAGATTTGTGAGTCTAGTCACTGGGATATCTTAGCAAAACCTATCACAAAAGAAGAGATAAAAAATATTGTTTTCTCCATCCCTGACAATAAAGCCCCAGTCCCTGATGGCTTTTCTATTAAATTCTATAAGGATTCTTGGTGTATCATTAGTGATGAAATTAGTGAAGCCATTATGGATATATTCACCAAAGGGAAGATGTTGAAGCAGCTTAACACCACTGTATTACCACTGATTCCAAAATACAATCTACTTTCCAATGTCACTCAATTCAGGCGCATTGCTTGCTGCAATGTCCTGTATAAAATTTTGTCCAAGCTTTTTAGCGCAAGGCTA is a window encoding:
- the LOC141647665 gene encoding uncharacterized protein LOC141647665, whose translation is MGQSPVRQIIRFSRQQLIDGGFSTLKFGQRSFLETLNSSSTPKNSLNRLMINGLSLSTNNRWHKSGRVWIIWNPVMYKVEFLEYSSQCIHMKVTDLTIHFSFHLSMVYAFNDINERAALWTQLLNLVGNNQGAWVVCGDFNCVLSPAERLGGHTSIVEMDEFHNCVNGCGLVESPVMGSYFTWNNKQEAPTIVYTWMDRVLINSEWVDQSDICQGTKIFQVITKLKKLKQHLKEFNRDHFSNIEHATMLALKNQKAKTDWIRTGDANSKFFHGAIKSRHIQNQVIQIKERYGKQCTDPKDVQHSFLDYYTRLIGTEISTAHVNERLVRTGKICESSHWDILAKPITKEEIKNIVFSIPDNKAPVPDGFSIKFYKDSWCIISDEISEAIMDIFTKGKMLKQLNTTVLPLIPKYNLLSNVTQFRRIACCNVLYKILSKLFSARLGNVLPDLVSLNQGGFI